TTCGGGTCATGTAACACAAAAGAAAATCAAACTAAAAtctatataatcatcaaaaacacgtcaaacgttgttacaaacatatttaaaatgtcGGGTCATGTAACACAAAAGaaaatcaaactaaaatttatataatcatcaaaaacacgtcaaatgttgttacaaacatatttaaaatgtcgccctacgggttttcattttttgaaatctatccaaaacatcatctagaaGTAGGGATGAGATTGGtacgataccggtaccgtaccggtaccgatacctcGTAAATACCGTTACTGAAATTGAGGAAATGTGGATACCGACTATCGTACCATATTTATAGATTCGGTACTGGTACGGTGCCGGTATTTCGGTACTTTACCACATTGGTACTGTTTTGGTGTGATCCATTGTTTTACCTAAAAAAAATATCATGTGCAACCCATCCATTATTAATTAAACTAGAGTAATATATAGAGGAATGTAAACAAAAGGTAAACATATTAAACATCCATGGGTTCGACTATTACCCAATTCCGAGTCACCATCAAGTTCGACAAAAGGGGTTTTTTCAACAATAGTATCGTCTCCCTACATAACCAAATACAAagatattaaaaaattaaaaataagaaAAGATAAATTTGATAATTTATAACCAAACCATTGAAAAATTAACTTACTTCAATGGATTTCATGCTTTTTACCGATGATTATTAAATTCGGTATTaataccggtatttaccgaaaaATACCGGTACTGATACCGTTTTTTACCGATACCGAATTTCGAAAAATCtattaccgataccggtaccgtttATGATCGGTACGGTACAGGTATTTCGGTAAAAAATCTGATCCCTATCTAGAATTAGTTTGTTAAGCAAGTCTTTCTCTGTAAACCTTTTAAACCCATCCTATTATCTCTTGAGTCTTGAACAAAATCACATAAACATCAAAATAACCAAAAACAAAACATGTACCTGTCTAATATTTGCGATTACAAGCTGTTGGTGACCGGAATTTTGCGATCGTCGAATGGGACTGGGTGTCGAAGTCGCTGGCAGTGAGGCAGAGGGAGGGCGGGAGTCGCACAGTGGCAATCGAATTAGGTTTGTTTGTAGTCTTATGAACTGATTTTGTTTAATTAAAGTAGTATTTGGGTTGGGCTTGAATTGATATTAACTTATTGGGCTTGATGTTTGGTTACAAGAATGAATACAAGTTTAATTAAAGGGATTAGTGGACTAACTTGTTTACATAATTTGGTCAGGTTTCGATCCGTGTTTACAATTTTTTTGTATAAATTCCTAACATTTTTTTCTAAGGGTTGAGgacgaaaatttccaaggggtgcggttggaattttccaaggggtgcggttgGGATTTTTCACGGAAAAtagcactaattttttttcaaggggtgcggccacCCACCCACACCATTAGGTGGGTCCGCCTCTGGCTACATCAACACATTCTTTCATCTTTCACGTCATTTTACAACCGAGAAAATATCTATCATTCACCTCCATTCAACCTTCTttatttatcttttatttttttaaaacaaataatattacATGACTAGAACCTAAAAAAATATCCGAATTTGCGAGTTATAGTTACCTCTCATTGTTAGGGGATTGGGGGCGGTGCCCTTTTGTCCGTGATAGAACCTTCTTCCACGCGTGGTGGGAACAAACAACCCACCGTCACTCAATTCTTCAGCGAGTGATGGAAAATGTCCGTGAAGTTTTCACGCGTTATGGAATGGATTGCGAGTGATGGAAcatgatgacgggggtagcccaagaccaaaaATAAATGACTTCAATACATGAATGCCCGAAAGGCAAAATGGTTCAAAGGTTAAAAACCTGGGGAATTGAGATAAAGTAACATGGAATAGTAAAAAGTCATGTCTCTGGATTACTTCACCAACTCACCAGCCGCAAAAGCAATGCAGGTCCACAGAGCACACTCTTTTATCCGTGGGTCAAAATGCTTCAATCCTAGAAAGGGTAAGTCCCCCACTGCAAGCATGGTCACTAGTCAAATGCATTCCTCTTTGAGtgatgtcttctcctatatattaGACACTTCATTTACTAAGTAACACATTTCTGGCCAGCCCTGATTCCTGAGATCTCTGGTCATTCACTTTGAGTACTTGCTTCATGCAAGTTACTTTGTTTCACAATCAACACACACATTCCTTTTGCTCATTCATCCGAATCTGAACACACTTCAGAGGAGGATCTTTagcaaacaacaaaaataaactagtgaacctctctccacgtcttgcaaatgTGGGGGGACCCAACGACTTGCGTTAGtcaaagttgaacccttcaaccctttcgCCTAAGCAGCCCAGCTACTATCCTTGGTCTattaattaacgattgacttaacgactAATCACTAATGGTCGagtgattagccgaatcaaaggtagttatatgctggtaattatgtgggcattaaacccttaaaagggcaccctctgattcccactctaactagtccaaatgtcgggcaTTAaacccgccacggctttatgctatgtggcttgtctattaaccttaaacccggcacgacccgggcgactgaacgcatagtgaacatgtaattcttttacaagattaaatttgattaattatccaaagttataaaagtttgtgcctcgtgcattcaaatcaattttattaaacttttttaaaaaagtgtcggttgaatgtatttaccagtgtaaactgacgtattttcctcaaaaagattaaatgcaggttctacacgaaataggctggccactccttagcatcgttagagtctcgcaagcttgggatgccattatctgttgaacattatttcctattttattttgatcccctgtggattatttcgactacttgtgatacttggatattacatttgatggttgaaatatatctatctttatgcttccgctgtgcatttaaatattgtgtggtttgactatattgttgccaactacgtcacggtaatcccccaccgggcccaccggtgaaacgtgtggaaatcggggtgtgacattaaaacTATCACCAACTTTAACCCCCCAGTTAGGCACATAAACATCCTGACCCTCTGAACCTTCGAAGCTCTCAACGCTTTTGACTGACGGACCTTGAATAACATGAGTGTTACCTTTCTTGATTAACTTCTTCTTCTTGCTTGAAACAATTAACTCATTCTCCTTACCTTTGCTGACATCCATAGCTTGATCTGCTGATGCTTCAATATCATCACTAACATCAATAGGCTCCGAACCAGAGGGCTGATCAACACCTTTCAGATGACGTTGTGAACGACTAGTGGAACCCTTGGAAGCAGTAGCCTTGGTAAAATCTCTGACGTTAGGAACATTCACATAACCAGAACCCTCGAACCTATAATCAGAACCCCTAACAACCGCATCCTCACCAGGAGTAGCAGCAACATCATCAAAGGCAACGTCGGAGGTATCATCACTTTTGATAAAGTCAAGTGCAGACATAACTGCAAAACAAACATAACAACATATAAGcaaacaaagaaacatgaatAAAAGAACACGAGAAGAATAAATGCATACCTTCCCATCTCTAATGAGCACCGGATCCCGATTGGCCTTTTCCCACACTTTACTAAGACCCAATAACACCAACAAATGCTCAGGGAAGGGACGAAGCCTTGAAGGGCACTCCCTAAGAGTTTCTAAAAAACGAGTATTTATGTTGGAAGCAGAAGGCTCAGGTTCGTTCAAAACGGCATCCGGGTGTCTTTAAACAAGTTTAAAAGGAACAATCTCCTCTGACACCCAGAAAAACCGGTCCTTCCAGACCCCAAGTGTAGAAACCATGGACGAAACCAAACAGGTATCAACTTGAGTGGTCTCGAAGGTAAACCAATCACCATTCTTAGCAAGCTGGAAAAAACGGCGGAATGACAACAGAGATGGGTCGTACCCAGAAGCCCGACACAAAatttcaaaatgtaaaaccctagccatgccaAGGGGGTGAATCTGACCAAAAGACACTCGATAATATTCCAGAACATTCAAAACAAAGTTTGAAAACGGGTGACGAAGATTGGAAAACTCAAAATGCCGACAATACAAAGCAATTGAACCAGGAGGACATTGATTGATAGATTTATCACAAGCCGGTACAACCGGTTTAAACTTCGTCCCTATTCCCCACTCCATACAAAACAAACCGACTTCCACTTGAGTCATTCGAGAAAACGATTTTGCCAAATCCTTACGAGCACCCATGATATGAGAAATTAAACAGAAAGTAAGCAAAGGGAAACTaacctgttttgaaaaagggGGAAAACTTGAGAAAAAAAAAGGGAGCAAATGATGTTCTTCTGTTAAAATATATGAATTAATAAGATAGAAAGGAATATAATTAGGCGATGGAATTAAAAACCGCCGCCTGACAAACTGCCACAAGTCATGTCAACTATCTTGTCAAAATTCAAAAACCTCAACCGTTTCCAACCCTTCAAGCTTTGAACCCTTCAAGCCTTTAGGCAGTAAAATACATatataaaagtcagaagtctttgagctcatccccaaaaacctctgacttggggggctgataacgagggtagcccaagaccaaaaATAAATGACTTCAATACATGAATGCCCGAAAGGCAAAATGGTTCAAAGGTTAAAAACCTAGGGAATTGAGATAAAGTAACACGGAAGAGTAAAAACTCATGTCTCTGGATTACTTCACCAACTCACCAGCCGCAAAAGCAATGCAGGTCCACAGAGCACACTCTTTTATCCgcgggtcaaaaggcttcaacccccgaaagggtaagtcccccactgcaagcatgctcactagtcaaatgcattcctctttgagtgatgtcttctcctatatattaGACACTTCATTTACTAAGCAACACATTCCTGGCCAGCCCTGATTCCTGAGATCTCTGGTCATTCACTTCGAGTACTTGCTTCATGCAAGTTACTTTCTTTCACAATCAACACACACATTCCTTTTGCTCATTCATCCGAATCTGAACACACTTCAGAGGAGGATCTTTagcaaacaacaaaaataaactaatgaacctctctccacgtcttgcaaacgtggggggaccccacgacctgcgttaggcaaagttaaacccttcaacccttttgcctgaGTAGCCCAGCTACtatccttggtctattatttgttgcataaACAGAACatgtgagggggtgtgagggtttattgtgggtgttgtgagtgatgaccataagaccattgccactaaaaaggttgtgagtgatggaaaaatggttaataacatgacggaacttgattgggtgttgtgagtgatgagtgataaCCATCCCCACCCCCTTATAAGAAAATGTTGTATACGCGTGCAAGAATCTGAAAACGAAATAGCCTCATTAATGAATGCATGTTTATGTGAGTCACCAAGAACAGAGGCTGAGGTTAAAGTGTTAACTACACTTATTGAGATGATGTTAACCATAGATAAAAAGttgattattattttaataataaaaatgaacAAAATCTCATTTGAGCTTGGTTTTCATCGTAAGGTGACGGGCTTGGTGAAATATATACATGTCACATGTACAAAAAAATATACACAAAACTCCATCAATGGCTTCCATCTCCTATCTTTCTTCTCGTGCCACACCTCTAAACTCTTCCCCTTttcttccaccaccaccaccaccaccacccaccaccgctgTCCTTCTGCGTTTTCCGTCAAAAACCGCACCTCTAGCCGCCTCCTTGCTGTAAGTCTTCTTCCCCATTTTGCTAATCTATGTGTcttgttttgttattttcataAATATTGATCATATACACTTTTATTAGCATGGTAAGAAAACTGATCTTTAATTACATAATCTACCCTCAACTAAATGGCGCACTTTTTGCTGACTTGTAATTCCTTTTTAAAAGTGTGAAATGTAGCCAAAATGGAAGTCATGTTAAGAGAACAACTCTTCATGATCTTTATGAGAAGCAAGGGCAGAGTCCATGGTATGATAACCTATGCCGCCCTGTTACCGATCTTCTTCCCCTGATTGAAAGTGGTGTTAGAGGTGTTACAAGCAACCCGACGGTAAATAAGCTTTTATTTTGTGCTACTGTTTTTATGATGCAAAGTTCCCTATTTATGATAATTCTAATGACATgttctatatatatatttgattgCAGATATTTCAGAAAGCTATATCTACCTCAACTGCTTACAATGACCAGTTCATGTATTCTCTTGGTTCCTTAAACAATcataagagttaaatgccattttagtccctgtggtttgggctattttgTCAGTtcagtccaaaggtttcatttttcgcctgtgggtcgaaaaaggtttcaccgttgccattttagtccactgggttaacttcatcaattttttttgttaacgagaaggacaATTCTCATTTTATacggccgaattgcccttctagttaacagaattacatataaaatgaatATTATATTAACCATCCTGAAAAAAGTTCCACAATTTAGCTCGGCGTCTTAGCTCTTATTCGACAATTGATGATGTAATCACAGGGAACTTGTACAGGGAGGGAAAGACATTGAAAGCGCATACTGGGAACTTGTAGTGAAAGATATTCAAGATGCTTGCAGAATGTTCGAGCCAATTTATGACGAAACGGACGGTGGTGACGGTTATGTTTCTGTTGAGGTTTCACCCTGGCTTGGTGATGATACCCAAGGGACCATTGATGCTGCAAAATGGTTGCATAAAGTGGTTGATCGCCCAAATGTTCATATCAAAATTCCTGCTACTACAGCCTGTGTTCCTTCGATTAAAGAAGTTATTTCTTTCGGAATAAGTGTTAATGTAACTGTAAGTTGAtatgtttttgtttatatattttgtttcgatTAATAGATGCACATATATTGACATGCCACTTTAAGCCTTATCATATATTTGGACTCGCAATGTATCGTTTTGCATCCTTTTTTAAACTTTATTTTTActaattcttttatttatttttcatggTCTATCACAGCTCATATTTTCTCTATCTAGATATGAGGCAGTTATTGATGCTTATTTAGACGGGTTAGAGGCTTCGGGTCTTGATGACCTATCTAGGATTGCAAGTGTTGCTTCTTTTTATGTTAGTCGAGTAGACACGCTTGTCGACAGTACGCTTGAGAAAATTGGCACACCAGAGGCACTTGAACTTCGAGGCAAGGTAAAAAACTATCAACTGTAAAAGTAAAGAAACACAATTTTTACCTTTAAAATAAAACTTCTGTTTTTTCACCACACGGTTAATTTTACAGGCTGCAAATGCTCAAGCGGCTCTAGCGTTCCAGCTTTACCAAAAGAAATTCTCGGGCCCAAGATGGGAGGCACTTGTGAAAAAAGGAGCTAAGAAGCAGCGGTTGCTATGGGCTTCAACCAACGTCAAGAACCCATCCTACCCTGACACCCTTTACGTAGCCCCACTTGTTGGGCCCGACACGGTGAGTCATATGAACCACTTGGTGTAACATGCTCACCTAGCAGTACCCGTAGAGGTGGCAATTTTGACTTATTTATTCTGGTCATGTTTTACCTCAACTAGGTCAAACAGGCAAAACGGGTAAAAAATAGCTTAAAAGGAAACACGCTACACGGGTAAAAAGTATACCAATGTATTTTTCAATGCATGAAACATCACAAAACCATCTAATCCAGAAAAAAAAAGTGATTCTTGAAATAATACAATTTTTGTAGCCATAGTAGAGAAATTAATTATTTATAGATAGATCATATTCATAACCTTGTTTTGACACGTTACCTAGCGGCCACCATATGCTAATGGGTTGTGTTACTCTTCTTGTTTTTATATGTGACAATTTTGACCCTGATATGTATAAAAATACTTGTTTGAGCCGGGGCCCATTACCTAACCAGCCCGACTTCAATTCCCATCTTGCCACCTGTACCTAGCGGTGACACCAAACGTTAACGGGTTGGCATTAATCTTGTTGTTTAGGTGTCAACCATGCCTGATGAAGCACTGCAAGCATTTATCGACCATGGTACAGTTGGAAGGACGATCGATTCAAATGTATCAGAGGCTGAAGGAATTTACAGTGCATTAGAGAAACTGGGGATCGACTGGAGTTATGTTGGGTCCCGGCTGGAGGTTGAAGGACTAGTTTCTTTCAAGACAAGCTTTAACAGCCTGCTTGATAACTTGCAAGAGAAGGCTAATTCTATGATATTAGTCAGCATGTAAACCTCAATAGTTGTTTCCAGTATTTGATCTGCATCAACAGACTTGTGTGTAATGGAAGTTATTTGGTGAAATGATGAGTGGTTTTCCCTTATCTTTACATGTTATGTTTGTGTGTGGTGGTTCTTgatctctctttttttttttttttttttttttatgaaatgaTGAGTGGTTCTTACCTTTCTTACATGTTACAGATTAAAATTGTTCCGATCCAACTTGATGAGTCGGAAATTACGTCCAATAGTAAACAAGGTAGAGCTACTTGGATCGTATCGGTAAAAATCTTGAATGATCTGAGTCATAACGAGCCCGAACCCCAGCTCGAGCTTTGCatacaaagcttgtttaggctccgagcctaaacgagcccaaacaaattttatattatttttcttatatataatatacatactaTTTAGCATTGGCGAGCCGAGCTCTAGCCAAGCTTTGGCTTGTTTAAACTATCGAAGCTAGATCGAGCCGAACTTTTAGCTCATCTAAAGTTGTTCTCAAATTACCTCGAGCCAAACTCAAGCTCTTGAGTTACTTTCGAGCTGAGCTCGAGCCTAGTTGGGTTCAGCtcagctcgtttacacccctaatcAAAACCGAATGCCATAATGTATATGTTTTAGTCGGTACCGATATGGTACAATACCATTAAAAGTCGTAAAACCGATACTATACCGCATAGACCGATCCTGAAATTTAGTTAAAACCAATTACGAATACTAAATATGCGTTCAGTACCGGTGTTTGGTACGAAATTTTTATCCCTAAACCAAACATATACGAATtttggttatatattttttaaacaaaattcactttggttatatatatttttgagttaaatgccattttggcagtttagtctaaatgtttcatttttcgcttGGGGGCCCAAAAAGTTTTcgttgttgccattttagtccactgagttaacttcatccatttttcttgTTAATGAAAAGGACAACtgggtcattttatatggccgaattacccttctagttaacagaattacatataaaatgaccgaattgcccttttcgttaacagaaaaaatggataaagttaataCAGTGGAACTAGAATGCCaatgatgaaacctttttggaccagacaaaaaatgaaacatttgaattaaactggcaaaatggtTCAAACCAGATCACCtaactaaaatggcatttaactctatatttttttaaacaaaattcaCTTAATCGTTCGAACTCGTTGTTGGAGTGTGGTCAAGCTTTTATGACCCTTTTAAGAAAATGAATGGTGGGAGAGAAGGGATAGGATGGTAAATTGGTTAAAGCCGTTATCTTTCTCGAACACCCTTCAATTCAATCTACTCCTTCCTTGTCTGTCTATGAACTGTACCGGGAAATTGTCGTTGCAGAAGCTGCAAGTAGTTCGTTAATAAATGGTGTTGGGTCTTCCAATTCCCTCCTTCTTCACCCCTTCTTTTTCATCGGTAATCTTACATTCACTACTTCAATATTTTTGCATATTGTAAACCTAAAGTGGGTGCATCATCTGATTCTACAGCAATGGATACACAAGCAAACTAAATCATCTAGAATTCTACAATCTACCCATGTATCGTCTTCTTCATCTGGTTGGTAACTTGGATTCAGTATTTTAAATTATGGGTTTATGTATTGCAGTTTTGATAATTGCTTGACGCAGATGGAAGGGATTTGTTAGAAGATGATAAATCGGTTAAAATCGATAGAAGAAAATGGTTGGTGACATCTATGGGGTTATTAGCAGTGACATTGGGGAATAATAATATTGGAGATGGAGTTGCTATGGCATCTGATTTTGCTGAAAGTAATCTTCTTTTTCCTTTTATTAAGTGAAAAGTTTGGTGTCTGCATTGTGGTTTTATAAATTTTGGATGTGAATTTGTGTTAAGATTGTTTCTGTATTGTGTTTGAAGCAATGCGTAAGGTTGTGGTCTCTTCGGTTAACATGATATCAAATTGTATGGTTAAGAGAATGGACATAAATGGCATTTTCCCTTATTTTAGTACTTCTTAATTGTTGTTGTTCGGGTCCTTTGTGTTATTATGAAGCAAAGGTGTTTTAAGAAATCTGTAAAAATGTAGGTGATAAAGATCCGGAATCCTCATTTAGAGTGATCAGATTCTCGTGTTTGGGTTTAATGAAACTGGTTATGATTATCCAattcccaccaatagcaaagcaaaggtagggtctgaggagggtaagatgtagacatcCTTAACTctacccgtaggaatagagaggctgcttccagtgagacccccggctcaatagtagttttgcatcaagccttggacataaggcacataacactcagcaatcgggacaaagactgattagtgcatgtacccttttgtctttcagctatcaacgccaccacatgatgcatgattaaccgtccacATGATTATCCGATTCTTCAATGCTCATTTAATGTGCAAATCATTTATCTGGTTCTGATTTATTCAGTATCACATGATCACTTTCACGTCACAATCTAAATTGGTTATGCACTGTCAA
The Helianthus annuus cultivar XRQ/B chromosome 6, HanXRQr2.0-SUNRISE, whole genome shotgun sequence genome window above contains:
- the LOC110865191 gene encoding transaldolase isoform X3, with translation MSHVQKNIHKTPSMASISYLSSRATPLNSSPFLPPPPPPPPTTAVLLRFPSKTAPLAASLLQNGSHVKRTTLHDLYEKQGQSPWYDNLCRPVTDLLPLIESGVRGVTSNPTIFQKAISTSTAYNDQFMELVQGGKDIESAYWELVVKDIQDACRMFEPIYDETDGGDGYVSVEVSPWLGDDTQGTIDAAKWLHKVVDRPNVHIKIPATTACVPSIKEVISFGISVNVTLIFSLSRYEAVIDAYLDGLEASGLDDLSRIASVASFYVSRVDTLVDSTLEKIGTPEALELRGKAANAQAALAFQLYQKKFSGPRWEALVKKGAKKQRLLWASTNVKNPSYPDTLYVAPLVGPDTVSTMPDEALQAFIDHGTVGRTIDSNVSEAEGIYSALEKLGIDWSYVGSRLEVEGLVSFKTSFNSLLDNLQEKANSMILVSM
- the LOC110865191 gene encoding transaldolase isoform X4 encodes the protein MASISNFSSQTPLNSSPILPPPPATTTILRFPSKLPLFSHRFSLCSTAPLAASLVVKCSQNGSHVKRTTLHDLYEKQGQSPWYDNLCRPVTDLLPLIESGVRGVTSNPTIFQKAISTSTAYNDQFMELVQGGKDIESAYWELVVKDIQDACRMFEPIYDETDGGDGYVSVEVSPWLGDDTQGTIDAAKWLHKVVDRPNVHIKIPATTACVPSIKEVISFGISVNVTLIFSLSRYEAVIDAYLDGLEASGLDDLSRIASVASFYVSRVDTLVDSTLEKIGTPEALELRGKAANAQAALAFQLYQKKFSGPRWEALVKKGAKKQRLLWASTNVKNPSYPDTLYVAPLVGPDTVSTMPDEALQAFIDHGTVGRTIDSNVSEAEGIYSALEKLGIDWSYVGSRLEVEGLVSFKTSFNSLLDNLQEKANSMILVSM
- the LOC110865191 gene encoding transaldolase isoform X1; this encodes MSHVQKNIHKTPSMASISYLSSRATPLNSSPFLPPPPPPPPTTAVLLRFPSKTAPLAASLLVKCSQNGSHVKRTTLHDLYEKQGQSPWYDNLCRPVTDLLPLIESGVRGVTSNPTIFQKAISTSTAYNDQFMELVQGGKDIESAYWELVVKDIQDACRMFEPIYDETDGGDGYVSVEVSPWLGDDTQGTIDAAKWLHKVVDRPNVHIKIPATTACVPSIKEVISFGISVNVTLIFSLSRYEAVIDAYLDGLEASGLDDLSRIASVASFYVSRVDTLVDSTLEKIGTPEALELRGKAANAQAALAFQLYQKKFSGPRWEALVKKGAKKQRLLWASTNVKNPSYPDTLYVAPLVGPDTVSTMPDEALQAFIDHGTVGRTIDSNVSEAEGIYSALEKLGIDWSYVGSRLEVEGLVSFKTSFNSLLDNLQEKANSMILVSM